DNA from Microbacterium foliorum:
TGCGAAACTGACCCCGCCTGGCGGGCACGCGAGCGGATGCGGGCACACGAGCGGATGCGGGCACGAGCGGATGCGAGCACCCGCCGCGCGGACCCGACGCGGGCACCGCCGCGCGGACGCGCCGGATCAGAGCGAGTGGGCGAGCACCGCGCCGGCCTCGCGCAACCACCGCGCGGGTTCGGCGAGCGCGGCATCGGCCGACCCCGCGAGGTCGGTCAACGACGCGGATGCCGCGAAGACCCCCGTGTCGGCGTCGGCGGTGATCCGTCCGGCAGCGAGCAGGGGCGTCACCCCGGCCCCGGTCGCGAGGGCGGCGATGAACGAGGGCACCTTGCCGTCGCCGGACTGCCCGTCGTACGACCCTTCCCCCGTGATGACCACATCGGCGTCGGCGACGGCATCCGCCAGTCCGATCAGGTCGGCCACCTCGGCCGCACCGGGAGCGAGGGTCGCCCCCCAGACGACGAGTGCTCCGCCGGTTCCGCCGGCGGCTCCCGTGCCGGGCAGAGCCGGATCGAGGGCGAGCAGCTCGGCGAGGCGCGCGAGCGCGGCATCCACTCCCGCGATGTCGTCGGCGGCGAGCCCCTTCTGCGGACCGAACACGGCAGCGGCCCCGCGGCCGCCGGTGAGCGGGTTGGTGACGTCGGTGAGCACCCGCACCTCGGGGGCCGCGCGCAGCCCGGCCAGATCGACGGAGGCGATGTCGGCGAGTCCCCGCGCTCCGCGCGCGACCGGCATCCCGCCCCGGTCGAGGAACCGGGCGCCGAGGGCAGCCAGCATGCCGGTTCCCCCGTCGGTCGACGCACTGGAGCCGATGCCGACCACCAGGCGCGAGACGCCGTGGTCGAGGGCGGCGACGATCGCCTGCCCGAAACCTGTCGTATCGGCATCCCAGGGGCGCAGCCGCGCGAGCAGTTCGATGCCCGAGGTCGACGCCAGATCGACGACGGCGGTGCCGCCGGGGGTCTCGCCGGTCGGCGGCAGCAGCAGCCAGCTCGTCTCGACGCGAGACCCCGCGGGTCCGTCGACCGCGACCGGCATCATCCGCGCGCCGGGCACCGCAGCCGCGAACGCCGCCACGGTGCCCTCGCCGCCGTCCGCCATCGGCCGGTGCACGAACGTGGCCGAGGGATCGACCGACGCCCACCCCTCGGCGAGGGATGCCGCAGCATCCGCCGCCGTGATCGTGCCCTTGAAGCTGTCGGGCGCGAGGACCACTCGGGTCATCGGGTGAGGCCGGGGGTGCTCGCGCGCACGGTGACCTCGAGCGGCAGCGGCGCCTGCGTCCAGTCGGCGTCGACCGTCGCGCGGAAGGCCTGGTAGCCGACCTCGGTCAGCGGCACGCGCACGGTCGTCAGCGCCGGGCTCACGTCACTGCTGGAGGGCACGTCGTCGAAGCCGCACACCGCGATGTCGGTGCCGATCTCGCGTCCTGCGTCGCGGATCGCCGCCATCGCGCCGATCGCGACGACGTCACTCATGCCGAACACGAGGGTGCCGGGTTCGACGCCCTGCGCGAGGGCATCGGACATCGCACGGGCTCCCGATTCCCGTCGGAAGTCGCCCCGGAGCACGCGGTCGACGCTGCCGCCGCCCGACTCGAAGCCGGCACGGAAGCCGGCGAGACGCTCGTCGGAGGTCAGCACTCCCTCGGCGGCGCCGATCGCGATCGCCGAACGGTAGCCGAGCGACGCCATCTGCCGGCCGAGCGCGGCGGCGCCCGCGCGGTTGTCGATCTCGACGTGACGGTTCTCGGCGCTGCCCGCTCCGAAGGTCACGACGCGTCCGCCGAAGCGGGCGTACTCCGCGAGTTCGCGGGCGGTGTCGGAGTCGGTCGGCTCATCGGTGCGGGAGGCGGCGAGGATCAGTCCCTGGGGGCGCTGTCCACGCAGGGCGCGCACGATGCGCGCTTCGCGGGCCGGGTCGCGTTCGGTGATCGCGATCGTCACGACGAGGCCCTGCTCGTCGGCGCCGCGCGCGACTCCTGCGGCGATCAGTCCGAAGTACGGGTCGGCGATGTCGGCGACGAGAAGGGCGATCACCGGCGAGCTGCCGCGGGCGGTCGCCTGCGCCGAGGCGTTGGCGGTGTATCCGAGTTCCGCGGCCGCCTGCTCCACTCGCTCGCGGAACGACTCCGCGACCTTGCGCTCAGACCCGTTCAGCACGCGGGATGCCGTGGCGAGCGAGACTCCGGCCTCGCGGGCCACGTCGTGCAGGGTCGGCGCCGTCCCTCGGGAGTGGCGCGGCTGGCGCGCGCGGGAAAGGCTTTCCTGCTGGCTCATGCCCTGAGCATACTGCGGGGCGGCCCCCGCGCCCGGGAGCCGACCGGTATCCCGCACCCGCGTGATCGCGGCGATGTCGGCCATCAGTTCGAGAGGTAGGAGCGCAGGGCCGCCGCCTCGCCGGGCAGCAGCGCCGGGTCGTCGTTCGGCACGAACTCGAGCAGGGCGTCGCGGGGCGGCCTCGGGGCCGAGAGCGCTTCGGCGAAGAAGCGCGTCCAGAGGGCATCCCGCGCCCGCAGCGGACGTCGTTCCTGCGCGGGCCACCACGAGAACACGTGCGCCGCACTGGTGTGCGCGGCGACCGCGCGGTACTCGCCCAGCACCTCGTCGACGGCGGCCCCGACCGTCGGCTGCCAGTAGGTGCTGAGCGCGGGACTGGCCACCTCGGCGAGCACCCGCAGCGCCGTCGGCGCCGTGTCGGCGAGGGTGCCGGAATGGAACTCCAGCGCCAGCTCGATCCCCCGTGCGGTCGACTCCGCCGTCGCGTCGCGCAGGCGCGAGATGACATCCGCCCAGTGCGAGGGCGACGCCTCCGCCGACCCGAGTTCGCCGGCCCAGACGCGCACCCGATCGACGCCGAGCGCCGCCGCGGTGTCCAGGATCGGTGCGAGGGGCTCATCACGCCCGGCGCGGAAGTACGATCCGTACGAGCACGACGTCAGCCCGGCATCTGTCGTCGCCTGCGCCACGGCGACGGCGCGCTCGACATCGCCCGGGGCGACGTGCACGTCGGCGCCCCACTCGACGACCTCGAGTCCGGCCTGCGCCGCGAGCTCGATCACCCGTTCTGCGGGCAGCGACCGGAAGGTCACCGAGCACAGGCCAGGTCGGATCGTTCCCGTTCGGATCTTCGTCATACGGTCATCATCTCAAGGGGCGGCACGCGGTCACGGCGTCTGTCTGCAGGACCGAAGCACGGATGCAGGACCCGACCGACATCCTCATCCTGCATCCGTGCCCGCGTCCTGCAGACGAACGGGGAGGACGAACGAGGCCGACGAACGAGGCCGACGAACGAGGGCCGACGAACGAGGACGCGAACGAGGGCTGACGAACGAGGGCCGACGAACGAAGGCCGGGACGCGAACGAGGACAGACTCATGCCGGCCTCGAACACCGCGATCGGCCACCCGTGCGTCACGTCAGGTGGGGCGAGACCGCGGCGCCGAACGCCTCGGCCGTGCGCCGCACGACGTTCTCGGGAGCATCCGCCCAGATGTCGGCGTGGAAGATCTCGACCTCGATGTCTCGGTCGTATCCGGTCTCGATCACCGCGCGAGTGAGCGAGCCGAAGTCGATCACGCCGTCGCCCGGGTAGTGGCGAGACAGCAGCACGTCGGCGGCGAGCGGGGTCTTCCAGTCGCACACCTGGTAGGTCGCGATGCGGCCCTCGCGGCCGGCGCGCGCGATCTGCTCGAGCACCTGCGGATCCCACCAGATGTGGAAGGTGTCGACCGCCGCGCCCACGACCTGCGCATCGAAGTCCGCCGCGATGTCGAGCGCCTGGCCGAGGGTCGACACGACCGCACGATCGGACGCGTACATCGGATGCAGCGGCTCGATCGCCAGCGTCACCCCCGCCGCCTTCGCGTCGGCGGCGAGATCTCCGATCGCATCGCGCACACGTTCACGCGCACCGATCAGGTCGCGGGACCCCGCCGGAAGGCCGCCTGCCACCAGGACGAGCACCGCCGTCGACCCCTCGGCCCCGGCGGCCGCGAGCGTCGCGGTCTCCTCGATCGCTCGACGGTTGTCGTCGAGCGCGGCGAGGCGCTCCGTGCCCTCGGGGAGGGTGAAGAACCCGCCGCGGCAGTGCGTGCTGAACCGGAGCCCCGAGTCGGCGAGCATCTGCGCGGCCCTGTCGAGTCCGACCTCGTGCACAGGCTCGCGCCACAGACCGATCGCCTGGATACCGGCATCCGCGGTCACCCGCAGTGCGGTCGCGAGGTCGGCGTGCTTGATCGTTGCCTGGTTGATCGACAGGCGAGGATCGACGGTCACCGTGCCACGCTCCCTGCATCGATGCCGTTCAGGCGCAGCATCCCGTGCCAGCGCTCGCGCGCGAGGTCGGGGTTCTCGAGCGCCAGAGAGTCGTTCGCCAGCTCGACGATGCGGCTCAGGTGCGGCAGGCTGCGTGCCGAGTGCAGGCCGCCGACCATCTGGAAGGCGGGCTGGTGCCCGTTGAGCCACGCGAGGAACGCGACGCCCGTCTTGTAGTAGAAGGTCGGAGTCGCGAACACCTGGCGGCTCAGTTCTTCGGTCGGCCCGAGGATCTCGAGGTAGCGTGCGGGGTCTCCGGCATCCAGAGCCTGGATCGCGGCGGACGCCACCGGCGTGATCGCCGCGAACGCGCCGAGCAGCGCGTCGGAGTGGCCCTCGCCCTGCCCCACTGTGTCGCCGCCGATCAGCCCGACGTAGTTGAAGTCGTCGCCCGTGAACATGCGCACGCCCTGCGTCGATTCCTGAGAGTGCAGGCGCTCGCGCACCGAGATCTCGGACTCGGCGTTCAGCAGGCTCATCTTCACGCCCGCGACCTTGTCGGGGTTCTCGGCGATGATGTCGAGCAGCACAGCGGATGCCGCCTGCCAGTCATCCGGAGCGCCACCCTGGCTCGACGACGACGAAGTGAAGTAGCCGGCGAGCTCGGGGTCGAAGGCCGGGCCGAGCCAGTGCAGCACCACCGGCACCGTGGCGGAGGAGAGCACCTCGCGGTAGACGCGACGGTAGTCGTCGGCGTTCTCGGCCACCCTGGCGAGGTGGCGAGAGGCCATGAGCACGGGCCCCGCCCCCTGCTCCTCGGTGAAGTGCAGCTGCGCGGTGTAGGCGTCGATGACCTGTTCGAGCGAGATGTGCGACTCGGCGATGTGGTCGGTGTTGACGCCGACCACGACCGAGCCGCCCTCCTCGCGGGCGACCTCGGCGCTGCGTGCGATGAGCTCGCGGGTCGCCGCGGCATCCAGTCCCATGTTCCGCTGCGCGGTGTCCATGGCATCGGCGACGCCGAGGCCCCAGGAGTAGACGTTGCGGCGGAACGCGAGCGTCGAATCCCAGTCGATGTCGGCGGGCCGGCCGGGGGTGTTGTCGGCGTGCACCTTCGGCACGACGTGGGCCGCGGCGTAGGCGACGCGGCTCTGCAGAGGGGCGGAGGGTCGCGTGTACCCACCGCCCTCGCGCAGCTCGGCATCCGTCACCGCACCCGCGGCGTCGAGGAGTCGGAGAGTGCTCATGCTCAGCCCAGGGTCAGCGGCGACAGGGCGACCTTGCGGCCCTCGGCGCTGGAGGTCAGGCCGGCCTCGGCGAACTGCACGCCGCGCGCTCCCGAGAGCAGGTCGAAGGGATACTTCGTGCCCTCGACGAACGAGACGAGGTACTCCTCCCACTGCTGACGGAACCCGTTGAGGAACACGTCGTTGGTGGGGATCTCCTGCCAGTCGGCGTCGTAGTCGTGCGAGTCCTCGAGGTCGGGGTTCCACACGGGCTTCGGCGTGGCGTTGCGGGGCTGGATCCTCGCGCCGAAGAGTCCGACGACCGCGGATCCGTGGGTGCCGTCGACCTGGAACTCGACGAGCTCGTCGCGGTTGACGCGCACGGTCCAGCTGGAGTTGATCTCGGCGACGATCCCGCCCTCGATCTCGAAGATGCCGTAGGCGGCATCTTCGGCGGTGGCGGTGTAGTGCTCGCCGTGCTCGTCCCAGCGGTCCGCGATGTGCACCGCGGCCTGGGCGTACACGCTCTTGACCTCGCCGAAGAGGTTCTCGAGCACGTAGTTCCAGTGCGGGAACATGTCGACGATGATGCCGCCGCCGTCTTCGGTGCGGTAGTTCCAGCTCGGGCGCTGCGCGGGCTGCCAGTCGCCCTCGAACACCCAGTAGCCGAACTCGCCGCGCACAGACAGGATGCGTCCGAAGAAACCGGAGTCGATGAGGCGCTTGAGCTTCTGCAGACCCGGGAGGTAGAGCTTGTCGTGCACGACGCCGGTCTTGACGCCGGCGGCATCCGCGAGGCGCGCGAGCTCGAGGGCCTCGTCGAGCGACTCGGCCGTGGGCTTCTCGGTGTAGATCGCCTTGCCTGCCGCGATCGCCTTGCGCAGCGCCGACGCGCGCGCTTTCGTCACGAGGAAGTCGGCGTAGATCTCCCACTTCGGATCGGCCAGCGCTGCGTCGAGGTCGGTCGTGTAGTCCTCGATGCCGTGCTTCGCGGCGAGCTCGGCGAGCTTCGCCTCGTTGCGGCCGACGAGGATCGGCTTCACCGTGATGCGGGATCCGTCGGGCAGCTCGATGCCGCCCCCGTCACGGATCGCGAGGATCGACCGCACCAGGTGCTGCCGGTAGCCCATGCGCCCGGAGACGCCGTTCATGATGATCCCGATCTCGCGGGTCGTCGCCTGTGACATTGCTGATCCGTTCTCTTCTTTCAGATCCCGCGTCTTCTGCGGGGAGATTCGTGTGGGCGATACTGAGCGGGTAAGCGCTTTCCGACAGCATGCCATGCCGGGGGGCGGGATGCAAGAAGACGCGGAAAACGCTCTCCTGGGGGTGCGGCGTGCGTGGTGGGCGCGTGGTGGGTGCGTGGTGGGTGCGTGGTGGGTGCCCGGCGGGTGCCCGGTGGGTGCGTGGTGGGTGCCCGTACCGGTGCGGGGTCGAAAACGCATCCGAATCGCCCGATACGGGTGCGAAAGTGACCCCGCACCGACCGAGGGCTGCGAAAGTGACCCCGCACCGACCGAGGGGGGTGGCGCGGGTGCGAAAGTGACCCCGCACCGCGGGCGGCTGCGAAACTGACCCCGTACCCGTGCGGGGTCGAAAACGCATCCGAGTCGCCCGATATGGGTGCGAAACTGACCCCGCACCGCGGGCGGCTGCGAAAGTGACCCCGTACCGGTGCGGGGTCGAAAACGCATCCGAATCGCCCGATACGGGTGCGAAACTGACCCCGCACCGGCGGAGGGGTGCGAAAGTGACCCCGCACCGCGGGCGGGGGTGGGGCGGATGCCGAATCGACCCCGCACCGGCCGGCGGATGCCGAAGTGACCCCGACTGCGGGCCGTCGGCGCTCATACGGCCCCGAGGGATACGGCCCCGAAGGCCGCGGACCCGAGGGACACGGCCCCGAGGTCCGCGGCCGGTTCCGGACGGTGCACGCCCCTCGGCTGGTAGCCGAGTTCGCCTGCGATCCCGAGGATGTCCGCGAGATACCAGACGATCGCGAGCCACATCTCGGTGCCCTGCAGGCCCGGCTCCGTCTCTGCGAGACCGCGGGTCGCCGCAGACGACTCACGGAAGCCGAAGCCCTCCCCCGGCCCCCACGCCTCGAGCGCGCCGGACAGCAGGCGCGCTGCGAGGCTCTGCACCTCGGCCGAGCGGTGACCCGTGCCGCGGGTCAGCCACAGCGGGTGCGCCACGTCGAGCACGTTGCACGCGTTGCGCATGCCCGGCGCGAACCAGCGAGGGTCTTCGGCATGCCTGAGCACAGTGTCGATCACCCGCTCAGGGTGCGGCAACGGCACCCCGAACTGCGCGAAGGTGCCTCGCGAGGCCCGGTAGAAACCGTTCACGACAGGCAGGAGCCCCCGGTCCGGCGTGGGGGAACCCCACATGCCCGTATCCGGGTCCGCGTTCAGCAGCAGCCAGCCGAACAGCGCCTCCACCACCCCGTCGGGGACCGGGATGCCGGCCTTTCCGGTCCACAGCAGTGCCGTGCCGAAGCCGTCGATGTGGTGCCCTGCGGTCCAGGCATCCGATGCCCAGGGCAGGCGCCGGCAGAACGCCACGACGCTGTCGGGTGTGGCCTGGGTCACCCAGGTGAGCGCTGCGGGGAACCTCGATCCGAGCAGATCGAGGCCGTACCCCGTACTCAGCACGTGATAGGCCGCATCACCGTCGGAGAAGTCGACCCCAGATCTCTGGCGCCCGTCAGCGTCGAGAGGCGCGACGGCACCGGTCGACGGGTTCTGCCAGGCATGCAGACGCCGGATCTGCTCGTCGACGGAGAGCTGCGGCGGTGCGGCGCCCGTCAGCAGATCGGCGATCTCGACGGCATCTGCCTGCGCCCTGATGGTCGCAGCGGCGCCGGGGCGATCGATGAACAGCCCGTCCTCGTCACTCCACGATCGGGCCAGCAGCGAGGCCGCATCCGCGCGCGCCCGGACTCCGAACCGAGCCAGCCGCTCGCCGAGGCCGCCCACGCCATCCGCGGCTCCCGGGCCGCCCGCGGCTCCCGGGCCGCCCGCGGCTCCGACTCCATCCACGACACCCCGGCCACCCCCGACCGTCGCGGCGTGTCCCGCATCCTCCGAGACCTCGAGCGCAGGCCCGGCACCGGCGCCCGGCGAGGACGCAGCACCGACCGGTTCGACGCGCCAGCGCAGGAAGCGCGCGGGGTTTCCTGCGACGATCGCGCCTGCCGGCACGTCCTTGGTGACCACGGCGCCCGCCGCGATGACCGCGTGCGAGCCGACGCAGACCCCGTCGAGGATCACGGCGTGCGACCCGATCCACACGTCATCGCCGACCACGATGCCCCTGCAGGTCAGCGGCTGCCGGAACACGGGCGTGCCGGGCTCCATCGAGTGGTTGAATCCCAGGATCGAGGTGTGCGCGCCGATGCGGACGGCATCGCCGAGAGTCACCCTCCCGCGGATGACGGTGTACGGGTTGATGCTGCAGTCGGCGCCCGCCGCGAGCTCACCCGACAGGTACGCCCCGGCAGCGATGTACGTGCGATCGCCGAGCCGAAGCACGTCGTGGTCGACCGACGCGAGGTGCGAGATGAAGCACCGTTCACCGAGCCGGCGCTCGGGGTACCCCTCGGTGAGCACGCGCTGACGCTCGAGCTGCTCCTCGCGCTGGGACCGGTCGGCATCGCGCCAGAAGTCCCAGGGCGAGAACTCCCGCGGATCGACGGCCTCGCTCATGCGCTCAGCTCCATGTCCACTCGCGTGATCACCTGTGACGGCACACCGCCATGCAACAGCGCCTCGACGTCGTCGAGGGCCGAATCGGCGAGCCGCCGAGCCTCGGTCCCCATGGAGCCGGCGATGTGCGGGGTGAGCGCGACGTTCGGCAGCCCGCGCAGCGCCGAATCGAACGGCAGCGGATCGGGTTCGGTGACGTCGAGCACGGCATCCAGTCGTCCCGACCCGCACTCGGCGAGCAGCGCCTCGTGATCGAGGATCCAGCCGCGTGCGGTGTTGATGATCGTGGCGCCGTCACGGAGCGCCGCCAGCTCCGCCGCGCCGATCATGTGCCGGGTCTCGGGCAGCGCGGGTGCGTGCAACGACAGAACGTCCACCTGTCCGAGCATCTCGCCGAGGGGCAGCAGTTCCGCCCCGGCGGCGGCCACGGTCTGCGGCGAGACGAAGGGGTCGGCGACGAGGATGCGGATGTCGTCGAGCTGCCCCAGCATCCGCACCACCCTGCGTCCGATCCTCGAGAAGCCGACGACGCCGACGGTCCGGCCGACGCTGCCGTACCGCGTGGAGCCCACCAGATCACGCCACTCGAGCACCGTGGACGGCGAGCGCATGTGCACGAAGGCGCGCTTGAAGGCGAGGATGATCGCGGCGAAGGTGTACTCGGCGACCGGCACCGCGTTGGCGTCGGCTGCCGAGGTCACGGTGATGTCGCGGCGCCACAGATCGTCGGAGACGAGCTGCTGCACGCTGCCCGCGGCATGCACCACGGCGCGCAGTCGCGGCATCCGGTCGAGGAGCTCCGCGTCGAGACGCGGGGCACCCCACGAGGTGAGCAGGATCTCGGTGTCGCTGAGATCGCCCTCGTCGATCGCGAGCCGGGGCGATGTCGCCAGTGCCCGCAGTCGCGTGAGGCGCGCGTCGTCGAAGAGCAGATCGAAGACGTCGGGACTCATCGCCGTGCGGACCGTCACGCGCGCACTCCTTCGACGTCGAGCACCGCTTCGATGTCGAGCACGGGGCGGAGAGTGAACCGACTGTTCGCCCACGCCACATACAGCGCAGGCGCGCAGGTCAGACCGATCGCGATCGCGGGCATGGTGGTGAAGAGTCCGATCTGCACGCCGAGCACGGCGAGGGAGAGCGCCGTGAGATACCACCGCCGCACGCAGAGGTACAGCACGGCTCTGACGATGTCGCGCATCCGCGCACCGGGCGCCTCTGCCAGAGCGACGAGCGCCACCAGGGCGGTGGCCACCGCGATCACCGTGAGCAGCGCCAGCACCGGCACGATCATGACGGATGCCGCCGATTCCGAGACGGCTCGCACATCGACGAGCAGCACGACGACGGATGCCGTGGCCGCCGCGCCGATCAGCATGGCCTTGCGGGCCGTCGCCTTCCAGCCGCGGAGGAAGGAGCGCACCACCTGCGGTTCGCCGCGGCCGTGCTCACGGAATGCGGTGAACGCTCCGGTCAGCGCCGGCGCGGCCAGCGGTGCCGCGAGCGTCAGGAGCGGCCACGACAGTGCAGGGTCGGTGGTGATCAGCAGCACCACGAGCGGGGAGGCCGTGACGAGCACGAGGAAGTTCACCATCAGGCCCAGGTAGACGACTCCGAGGATCGAGGCCCACGCGTCGTGCGAGATGCGCTTCATCGCTCAGCCCTTCAGTCCGCTGGTGGCGATGCCCTCGACGAAGTACTTCTGCCCGAGCAGGAAGATGATCGCGATGGGGAGCACCGAGATCGTGAGTCCGGCGAACAGCAGTGCGTAGTTCGTGTCGAAGAGGTTCGAGACGAAGCTCTTGAGGCCGAGCTGGATCGTCCACAGGTCGGGGTTTCGCAGGTAGATCAGCGGACCGAGGTAGTCGTTCCAGGTGTTCACGAATGTGAGCAGGGTGAGGCTGGCGATGGCGGGGATCGACAGCGGCAGCATGATGCGGCGCCAGATGGCGTACTCGCTGAGACCGTCGAGCCGCGCGGCCTCGCTGAGCTCCTCGGGGATCGTCTCGTAGTACTGCTTCATGAGGAACACGCCGAAGGCACCGAAGGCCTGGAGCAGGATGATCGACCAGAGCGTGTTCGACACCTTCAGATTCGACAGCAGGATGAACTGCGGGATCATGTACGACTGCCACGGCACCGCGATCGTGCCGATGTAGACGAGGAACAGGATGTCGCGACCGGCGAACTTCATCCGCGCGAAGCCATAGGCGGCGAACGACCCGGTGAGCACCTGCAGGAACGTCACGCTGACGGCCAGGAACAGGGTGTTGCGGATCCAGACGAGCATGTTCGACTTCGTCCAGATGTCGATGTAGTTCTGCCACACGAACGTCTCCGGCACCCAGACGACGGGCACTGAGAACACCTCGTTGGCGTTCTTCAGCGAGCTCATGACCATCCAGAAGAACGGCGCGAGGAGGCCGATCGCCGCGATGATCAGCGCGATGTAGCCGAGGGTGCGACCGATCGTGAGCCGGGATCGGGTACGTCCGACGGGAGCGGGGGCGCTGAGCTTGCGCAGCGTGCCTCCGGTGACGAGGACCTGGGTCTCGGTCATCATGCGCTCCGCTTCTTGTTCCAGAGGAACTGGCCGATGGTCACGAGGATGCAGAGGAAGAACAGCGCGACGGCTGCGGCCGAGGCGTAGCCGAACTGCGACTCCTCGAAACCCTTCTTGTAGATGAACTGCGACAGCACGAGGGTCGACTGTCCGGGTCCCCCGTCTGTCATGACGAGGATCAGGTCGAAGATCTTGAACGAGTTGATGGTGAGCATCACCGTGACGAAGAACATCGTGGGTCGAAGCGAGGGGATC
Protein-coding regions in this window:
- a CDS encoding glycerate kinase: MTRVVLAPDSFKGTITAADAAASLAEGWASVDPSATFVHRPMADGGEGTVAAFAAAVPGARMMPVAVDGPAGSRVETSWLLLPPTGETPGGTAVVDLASTSGIELLARLRPWDADTTGFGQAIVAALDHGVSRLVVGIGSSASTDGGTGMLAALGARFLDRGGMPVARGARGLADIASVDLAGLRAAPEVRVLTDVTNPLTGGRGAAAVFGPQKGLAADDIAGVDAALARLAELLALDPALPGTGAAGGTGGALVVWGATLAPGAAEVADLIGLADAVADADVVITGEGSYDGQSGDGKVPSFIAALATGAGVTPLLAAGRITADADTGVFAASASLTDLAGSADAALAEPARWLREAGAVLAHSL
- a CDS encoding LacI family DNA-binding transcriptional regulator, producing the protein MSQQESLSRARQPRHSRGTAPTLHDVAREAGVSLATASRVLNGSERKVAESFRERVEQAAAELGYTANASAQATARGSSPVIALLVADIADPYFGLIAAGVARGADEQGLVVTIAITERDPAREARIVRALRGQRPQGLILAASRTDEPTDSDTARELAEYARFGGRVVTFGAGSAENRHVEIDNRAGAAALGRQMASLGYRSAIAIGAAEGVLTSDERLAGFRAGFESGGGSVDRVLRGDFRRESGARAMSDALAQGVEPGTLVFGMSDVVAIGAMAAIRDAGREIGTDIAVCGFDDVPSSSDVSPALTTVRVPLTEVGYQAFRATVDADWTQAPLPLEVTVRASTPGLTR
- a CDS encoding sugar phosphate isomerase/epimerase family protein, whose protein sequence is MTKIRTGTIRPGLCSVTFRSLPAERVIELAAQAGLEVVEWGADVHVAPGDVERAVAVAQATTDAGLTSCSYGSYFRAGRDEPLAPILDTAAALGVDRVRVWAGELGSAEASPSHWADVISRLRDATAESTARGIELALEFHSGTLADTAPTALRVLAEVASPALSTYWQPTVGAAVDEVLGEYRAVAAHTSAAHVFSWWPAQERRPLRARDALWTRFFAEALSAPRPPRDALLEFVPNDDPALLPGEAAALRSYLSN
- a CDS encoding sugar phosphate isomerase/epimerase family protein, yielding MTVDPRLSINQATIKHADLATALRVTADAGIQAIGLWREPVHEVGLDRAAQMLADSGLRFSTHCRGGFFTLPEGTERLAALDDNRRAIEETATLAAAGAEGSTAVLVLVAGGLPAGSRDLIGARERVRDAIGDLAADAKAAGVTLAIEPLHPMYASDRAVVSTLGQALDIAADFDAQVVGAAVDTFHIWWDPQVLEQIARAGREGRIATYQVCDWKTPLAADVLLSRHYPGDGVIDFGSLTRAVIETGYDRDIEVEIFHADIWADAPENVVRRTAEAFGAAVSPHLT
- a CDS encoding dihydrodipicolinate synthase family protein, translated to MSTLRLLDAAGAVTDAELREGGGYTRPSAPLQSRVAYAAAHVVPKVHADNTPGRPADIDWDSTLAFRRNVYSWGLGVADAMDTAQRNMGLDAAATRELIARSAEVAREEGGSVVVGVNTDHIAESHISLEQVIDAYTAQLHFTEEQGAGPVLMASRHLARVAENADDYRRVYREVLSSATVPVVLHWLGPAFDPELAGYFTSSSSSQGGAPDDWQAASAVLLDIIAENPDKVAGVKMSLLNAESEISVRERLHSQESTQGVRMFTGDDFNYVGLIGGDTVGQGEGHSDALLGAFAAITPVASAAIQALDAGDPARYLEILGPTEELSRQVFATPTFYYKTGVAFLAWLNGHQPAFQMVGGLHSARSLPHLSRIVELANDSLALENPDLARERWHGMLRLNGIDAGSVAR
- a CDS encoding Gfo/Idh/MocA family protein, which translates into the protein MSQATTREIGIIMNGVSGRMGYRQHLVRSILAIRDGGGIELPDGSRITVKPILVGRNEAKLAELAAKHGIEDYTTDLDAALADPKWEIYADFLVTKARASALRKAIAAGKAIYTEKPTAESLDEALELARLADAAGVKTGVVHDKLYLPGLQKLKRLIDSGFFGRILSVRGEFGYWVFEGDWQPAQRPSWNYRTEDGGGIIVDMFPHWNYVLENLFGEVKSVYAQAAVHIADRWDEHGEHYTATAEDAAYGIFEIEGGIVAEINSSWTVRVNRDELVEFQVDGTHGSAVVGLFGARIQPRNATPKPVWNPDLEDSHDYDADWQEIPTNDVFLNGFRQQWEEYLVSFVEGTKYPFDLLSGARGVQFAEAGLTSSAEGRKVALSPLTLG
- a CDS encoding acyltransferase: MSEAVDPREFSPWDFWRDADRSQREEQLERQRVLTEGYPERRLGERCFISHLASVDHDVLRLGDRTYIAAGAYLSGELAAGADCSINPYTVIRGRVTLGDAVRIGAHTSILGFNHSMEPGTPVFRQPLTCRGIVVGDDVWIGSHAVILDGVCVGSHAVIAAGAVVTKDVPAGAIVAGNPARFLRWRVEPVGAASSPGAGAGPALEVSEDAGHAATVGGGRGVVDGVGAAGGPGAAGGPGAADGVGGLGERLARFGVRARADAASLLARSWSDEDGLFIDRPGAAATIRAQADAVEIADLLTGAAPPQLSVDEQIRRLHAWQNPSTGAVAPLDADGRQRSGVDFSDGDAAYHVLSTGYGLDLLGSRFPAALTWVTQATPDSVVAFCRRLPWASDAWTAGHHIDGFGTALLWTGKAGIPVPDGVVEALFGWLLLNADPDTGMWGSPTPDRGLLPVVNGFYRASRGTFAQFGVPLPHPERVIDTVLRHAEDPRWFAPGMRNACNVLDVAHPLWLTRGTGHRSAEVQSLAARLLSGALEAWGPGEGFGFRESSAATRGLAETEPGLQGTEMWLAIVWYLADILGIAGELGYQPRGVHRPEPAADLGAVSLGSAAFGAVSLGAV
- a CDS encoding hydroxyacid dehydrogenase, with protein sequence MTVRTAMSPDVFDLLFDDARLTRLRALATSPRLAIDEGDLSDTEILLTSWGAPRLDAELLDRMPRLRAVVHAAGSVQQLVSDDLWRRDITVTSAADANAVPVAEYTFAAIILAFKRAFVHMRSPSTVLEWRDLVGSTRYGSVGRTVGVVGFSRIGRRVVRMLGQLDDIRILVADPFVSPQTVAAAGAELLPLGEMLGQVDVLSLHAPALPETRHMIGAAELAALRDGATIINTARGWILDHEALLAECGSGRLDAVLDVTEPDPLPFDSALRGLPNVALTPHIAGSMGTEARRLADSALDDVEALLHGGVPSQVITRVDMELSA
- a CDS encoding DUF624 domain-containing protein, with the protein product MKRISHDAWASILGVVYLGLMVNFLVLVTASPLVVLLITTDPALSWPLLTLAAPLAAPALTGAFTAFREHGRGEPQVVRSFLRGWKATARKAMLIGAAATASVVVLLVDVRAVSESAASVMIVPVLALLTVIAVATALVALVALAEAPGARMRDIVRAVLYLCVRRWYLTALSLAVLGVQIGLFTTMPAIAIGLTCAPALYVAWANSRFTLRPVLDIEAVLDVEGVRA